The Polypterus senegalus isolate Bchr_013 chromosome 1, ASM1683550v1, whole genome shotgun sequence genome includes a window with the following:
- the cart4 gene encoding cocaine- and amphetamine-regulated transcript 4 — translation MEFVGFKSKAALWLGVFLSVLVIFCQGQMVLEDAASSLEEHYPHREYVARELAEVLEGLLENNQDNAIAVEKKASQIPRCDVGERCAMKHGPRIGKLCDCLRGAACNTFLLRCY, via the exons ATGGAATTCGTCGGCTTTAAATCCAAGGCGGCACTTTGGTTGGGGGTATTCTTGTCCGTTCTGGTCATTTTTTGTCAGGGACAAATGGTGTTAGAAGACGCTGCATCTTCTCTAGAAGAACACTATCCACATCGTGAATACGTTGCCAGAGAGCTG GCGGAGGTATTGGAAGGTCTTCTAGAGAACAATCAGGACAACGCAATAGCCGTGGAAAAGAAGGCCAGTCAGATTCCCAGG TGTGACGTGGGGGAGAGATGTGCCATGAAGCACGGGCCGCGTATCGGTAAACTGTGCGACTGTCTCCGAGGCGCCGCTTGTAACACCTTCCTGCTGAGATGCTACTGA